Within the Amaranthus tricolor cultivar Red isolate AtriRed21 chromosome 15, ASM2621246v1, whole genome shotgun sequence genome, the region gcaaaaaatattgatgaaaataaaagtaTCTCCTAGTTTAGTACTAGGAGTATTATGTTTAGCTCTACTCCTTTTCTTAGGACTAAGTGAACAATGTGGGCAACAATGCAACACCACAAATCATACTAATAACAATGGTTTTGGTTCGCAATTCAGGCCACGACCTCCTACACGAAGACCACCACCGCCTCCTACACGAAGACCACCACCGCCTCGTCCACCGCCTCCTACACGAAGACCACCACCGCCTCGTCCACCACCGCCTCGTCCACCGCCTCCTACCCCAAGACCACCACCGCCGCGTCCACCGCCTCCTACACCAAGACCACCACCGCCTCGTCCACCGCCTCCTACCCCAAGACCACCACCACCTCGTCCACCGCCTCCTACACCAAGACCACCACCGCCTCGTCCACCGCCTCCTACCCCAAGACCACCACCGCCTCGTCCACCGCCTCCTACACCAAGACCACCACCGCCTCGTCCACCGCCTCCTACCCCAAGACCACCACCGCCTCGTCCACCGCCACCGCCACCAACACCAAGGCCACCACCATCACCCCCTCGTCCACCGCCGCCGCCACCAACACCAAGGCCACCACCACCACCCGGAACCCCAACACTTGCAGAAATATTCCCTGAACAAATGTTCAATAACTTCATCATAAACTTTATGGATCCTAATTGTCCTGGTAGATGGTTCTATAATTATCATGCTTTTATGGCCGCAACAGAAGCATTCCCTGAGTTTGGTAATATTGGGGATGTTGTTACTAGAAAAAGAGAAATCGCTGCTTTCTTTGGTCAAACCTCTCATGAAACCTCTGGTCATTTCTTTTTCTCATTATTCTCATTTAGTACGCATATACtattaattaaaatcaaatttaattttgcttaaaaaattattaattaattaatattacttgAATTGAGataatacttaattctcttcaTTTATACCATTAATTAAATGTACTCGGTAAAAATTTTAGCGGAAATGGTACATAAACATTAGGATATACTTGTACATAAATTTGTGATCTTAACGTACGTGCATGCATGCTTTCACTCCAtagtaattttttgaaaaaatctaTGTTATATGCCaatctttttagttttttatacaACTTTACGCTATTTTCCTTCTTCATGAACCCTAGCTAGCACCCAATAAGTTCCTATTCTTTGTGAGGAAATTTGGGAGCGGACCAAATATTCACTATAAAATTATTAGTTAGGTATTAGTTTTACTAATTTAGCATTATTTCAAACATTTTGGGTTCAAAATGAaagatcaataaaaaaaaatttacgtaAATTAATATCGacaattttaatttagaaaacttTATATGATCAAACAGATAACACATATCCTATACTGAGAAGAATCATGCACCTTTACATTTAAGTAGCTTATTCTAGCTTTGAATTTTTAAAGTAATACTCGTAACATATTTTCTCCGTTTTATTATGcttactatattttattttttatacaatttaatgcattgttttaaaatttatatcttgaactaaaaattatagaatTTTAATAAAGGTAGCTagttacataaatatatacaatcgaaagattcaaacaagatcttacttgactataatttttcttaacTATACTACTAAtcgtaatatataaatataagctTTTAAGATGAATAGTATAAGTATTTGCCAaggtataaaatataaatagtcTTATAGAGATACATATCAATATTCCTAATGTGTTAATTTATAAGTACATGCGTCATAGAAGATATACTTTTCGATTCATAGGAGCATTTTGTCTCATTTGTTTTTGGCAAGGATATTAAAGAATTGGATAAAATGAGTTAAAGTAGTAAAATATTTAGAAATAGAAgagataatataaaaattaaaagtggtGGAGTTATAAAAAACGAAAATTTTGGTAAATTTTTTCaaactaactaaaataaaaaaataattcaaatttagtGAAACAGAGAGTCAAAGACCAATACTTGGTGAAATATAACTGTGTCGAAAACATTTTATACGTACATCTATATATCCAAAACTTTTGTGTGAGGATTTATATGTGGATTTTTCtggagccgagggactctttggtcgcactcttctttatgggtatgagttgttgaCTTGCCGCCTTTATTTCCTTCTTATACCCTGATTATAATTTCTGATGAGTGGGATGGAccggatatgatgatgattaatagatccaaaatttatatattactgatttcatttaatttaaattgatgttACAAACAGGACTAGCGTCGATCGTACAGCCTAGTGCATTTAATTCAGCATATTGCCTTATAGAAGAAGAATTCGGGCACGACTGGCTTCGACCGGATTATTGTGAACCAACTGAGCAATGGGAGTGCGTTCCTTGGGTCCAATACTTTGGCCGCGGACCGGTTCAACTCAGATGGTA harbors:
- the LOC130801661 gene encoding endochitinase-like, which gives rise to MKIKVSPSLVLGVLCLALLLFLGLSEQCGQQCNTTNHTNNNGFGSQFRPRPPTRRPPPPPTRRPPPPRPPPPTRRPPPPRPPPPRPPPPTPRPPPPRPPPPTPRPPPPRPPPPTPRPPPPRPPPPTPRPPPPRPPPPTPRPPPPRPPPPTPRPPPPRPPPPTPRPPPPRPPPPPPTPRPPPSPPRPPPPPPTPRPPPPPGTPTLAEIFPEQMFNNFIINFMDPNCPGRWFYNYHAFMAATEAFPEFGNIGDVVTRKREIAAFFGQTSHETSGLASIVQPSAFNSAYCLIEEEFGHDWLRPDYCEPTEQWECVPWVQYFGRGPVQLRWNYNYGAAGEALDLDLLSNPDLVAHDPTVSFETALWFWMSPQGNKPSSHEVMTGQWVPSFDDIVGFRLPGYGVVTNIFNGGVECGNYFNPEHHHLQDNRINFFKRYCDLLGVGYGNNIDCYFQHPFDNNWNLVKNNYRNQTQPALMAAS